DNA from Vitis vinifera cultivar Pinot Noir 40024 chromosome 19, ASM3070453v1:
TGTGTGCATATAATGAAAGAGTTGGTACATTTATATGTCaaaaggttaaatttttttcattatttatttttaataaaaaatttacaaagataTTAATATCTTCTAACATATTCTAAAATcgaatatatattttaaaaaaaaaatataatttataattttattataatatcattattcatattttactaaaaactattttttttaaaaaaaattatttataaaaaaattatttttatttttaataagatttgaattgactttaattaatattatataaattgaatttataatgtttttaggaaatcaaagtacaaaaattacttttaaaaacaacttatccaaataggttttctactttttatttttaaaaataattgtcaaacattcttattttcaaaaaatattaaaaaaatatattttttgccatttaatttaaaaatagtttttaaaaataagcatcCGAGAACATGGCCAAACGGGCCCTAATTAACTGGGATTTTTAAGCTCCAAGAGGATAAAGGCCATACCATGGAGGAATGAATGGACACGTTTAGATCATAGGGGAGAAACTGGTCCAATAAGGCCAACTAACTTAATATGCGTGTGCTTGTAGTCCACCAGTGCTCAACCTTTGTCAGCACTGCACACCATAACAAGCTTTGCTAGCCCACGATCCATGTCCTCCATGGTAGATTGATTCACTCTTAATGCATGGCAAACTAGGAGTTAGGTCAAACCCATGGTTTGGCAAGTCCCTATGGCTGGAAAGATTAGGAAATACTTTGATTAAAATGATGAGATAATagtaatatattgaaaattatacatataatctcattctaacattttcatctttgaattttttattcaaacaacTACCCTCTCCCTAGGTAACATTGATGGTGCATTTTTCAATGGTAAGTGATCCATTGCTATATGATATAATCTTTAAAAGGTCATTGACAAGTAAGATCCTCAGAAACTATGAGGCTCCTCCGACCATATATTTGCACCACTCCTTATGTGGATTGTGATATGAGCGTGTTGCCCTCCTCAGCACGACCCCCATCATTATTGATTAGTGTCCCTCCGATCATACATTTGCACCACTCTTGACATGGATTATGATATGGATGTGTCACTCTCCTCAGCACAACCTCCATTATTATTGATTACCGTCCCTCTGATCCTACCATTTATGGCGGACTCACTTTTTTTATCACTCCACTATATCGAAAGCCCCAAAAGACAACTAACTCGAAGGTTATTTTATCTATAGAAAATAAGTTGGTTGATACAAAAGCCAATTATACACTTGATGATGCCGTCACATTTTCGATCCCATAGAGCAAATGGAAGAAGCACCTAAGGCTACCTTAGATCAACCTAAATAGTATTAATCCGCGTCCCCTACTCTAAGAGAGACGAGTAGGAGATGCCAATAACGGAGCCCTCTATTGTTAATCCAAACAGAGtggcaaaattttcaattttactgAAGGGATTAGTGTGTAGAGAGAAACCAGCGTCCAGATATGAACAAAACATTCAACGACggaaaatataatcaaatatattttgtttcagTAACCTCTCAAATAAATCAGAGTGGCGCAGCGGAAGCGTGGTGGGCCCATAACCCACAGGTCCCAGGATCGAAACCTGGCTCTGATAAATAAAGGGTgatgttttcctttttgtttggcCGAACATAATAAGAGCCTACTTTGAACAAAAtgttaaaaccaaaaaattaacaataaaataattataattaaattttattggaaaaacatcacttcaaattttattttatatatatatatgtaattaattttttttataaaatatatttaattcgtaattattttttaaagtgtatttgatagtgtctctattaaaagtgtttttagtaaaatCGTTTGTTCTAAAAGTGTTGTTAAGAGAATCATtcataaagtatttttttttaaaaacattataagtgattttttaatattttaaataatttttaaaaattttaaaaatatttttaaaatttaattggtcaaacatctaatttttttgagaaacatttttttaagcTAAAATAACTCCCTAcaatcactatcaaataaaaCACCTAGTCCACATTTCATGTTCATGTTTAGCCGCGACTTGGCCTCCCACATGTCCCACAAGTCATTCACCTTCCTACAACAAGGACAGTATCAAGTTGCATACAAAGAAAGGTTTCAGATACCCATGCACTCCTTCATTGAATGTAAAGACAATCGACAGGAATCATTGTTTGAAAAGTAGGATGAATTATTGATATGGCCCAGGGGTGGATGCATTTTTCATCAAGAAGGATAAGATTATATGGTCCTCAATATTCGTGCTTACTCATACAACAACTTTCCTTTGATATTATACTTTTCTCTACTCCAGTCCAAACTGTCTTCTCACCTGCAAAATAAAGTCATAGACCTTCTGCTGGTGAGGGAGAGAAGAGGACACACTCTCCTTTTCCATGCACCTCTTAGCCCATAAGTTCAGTTTGGGACACTCTTCCTCTATGCTGAAGTTGGCAAAGGTCTCGTATGCGTAAAAACTGCTACAAAATGGCACCAGAGCAATGTCCACTAATCCCAACTTTACACCACCGAAGTAGGATTTGTCTGCAAGCTCTCCTTCCAGCAGCTTAAGGCATTCTATGAATTCCTTCTTGGGTATCTccagattttctttttttgaccGTATCAACTTGCTCCCAAGATTGTATATCTACATTTCACGGTCAGTCTTATCaaggaaaagaataaaagagAACACGGAGTGACAGAACATGGAATTGCAACAATAAAggtaatttataaaataatgatatgagTCTACTTCTATCAATATTTCCATAAATGCCAAATTCTAttgtcaaataataaaattaccaaattcTTCAAGTCCGGTAAATATTTTAGCtagaaaaaatttgtttgttaatGAATTCTATGTCTCTGGAGATAAGGAGAGGCAAAAAAGGAAGTGTTGGAATCCGTGCAACGATTTATGGTGAAAAATTAGGGAAAACGAGAAAGAAAGAATACACAGATTTAAAGTGGTTTGACAAATTATCTACGTCCACGGGAACAAAGAAGAGGACTTTCACTATGTAtcaaattagggttacataaaagggtatttatattaaCCCTTAagaatgaaattccaaaaatacccctgaATCGTACCATCGGGGGTGTTGCTCCCGCACCCTCCCCAACCTATCGTTCACCCACAACAATAGAAATACAAGCTTGAATGGCAAATGTCGTCACTCCACTTCGCTCCTGCATTTACCCCTTTTTCTCCATATGTCTTTTGCTcaaatatgagccacatactacaatAATCTCCACCTTGACGAATATTAACTCCCTCCCCCCTCCCCTCCCTTAGGAGACAAAAAACATAGCTTATAACTCCATCTGGGACAATAGGTTAGGGTATCTCCTATCTAGCATCTGGAGACATTAATCAAGTTCAAGTAATGCTTGAACTTTTATGTGGTAACAGGCTTTGTCAACATGTCTGCTGCATTCTCAGAGGTGTGAACCTTCTCAAGTAACAATTCACCAAAAGAAACCAATTCCCTAATCTTGTGAAACCTCACATCTATGTGTTTGGTCCTTGCATGATACACTTGGTTCTTTGCTAAATAAATGGCACTCTGACTATCACAATATAATTGAACTCCACCTTGTAGAATACCTAACTCCTTAACCAAACTTGTAAGCCATAATGATTCCTTTGTAGCCTCAGTTATTGCCATATATTTTGACTTAGTAGTAGATAGTGCAACTAAAGACTGTATCATAGACTTCCAACAAATAGGTCCCCCACCAAGGGTGAATACATAACCTGTGGTAGACCTCCTGTCATCCAAGTCTCCTGCACTGTCTGTATCAACCTATCTCTTAATTGAAGGATCACTCTATTGTTTGCTGAACGTGATGCCATAGTCTGTAGTACCCCTTATGTATCtaaaaatccacttgactgcatCCCAATGCAGTCTTCCCAGATTTGATAGAAACTTGCTCACCACACTAACAACATGTGCCTAATCCGGTCTTGTAcaaaccatagcatacatcaaccATCCCACTGCACTTGCATATGGAACCTTTGACATGTCATTCACTTCATCATCTGTCTTTGGGCATTGACTAGTAGACAACCTAAAATGATTTGCCAAAGGTGTACTTATTGGTTTTGCATTATCCATTTTGAACCTCTCTAACATTCTCTTGACATAGCTATGCTGAGATAACCATAATCTCCCTGAAGCTTTATCCCTGTGAATCTCCATTCCAAGGATCTTCTTGGCTGCACCTAAATCCTTCATGTCAAACTCCTTACTCAACAAAGACTTTAACTTATTGACCTCAACCAAACTCTTTGCAGCaattaacatgtcatccacatagagtaatagaaaaataaacgaTTAATCATCATCTAAGCTCTTTATAGAAAAACAACAATCATACTCACATCTTTTGTAGCCAATCCTGATCATGTAGGAGTCAAATCGCTTGTACCATTGCCTTGGGGACTAATTTAACCCATAAAGTGATTTCCTCAATTTACAGACCAAGTGTTCTTGTCCAGGTTGAATAAACCCTTCTGGCTATACCATATAGACCAACTCCTccaaatcaccatgaagaaaagttGTCTTTACATCCATTTTCTCCAATTGCATGTCAAAATGTGCTACCAAACCCAACATTGTCCTGATGGATGTGTGTCTGACCAAGGGAGAGAAGATCTCATCATAGTTAATCCCTTTCCTTTGTGAGTAACCCTTTGCTACTAAACTAGCCTTGAACTTTTCACCCTCTTTTTCTTAAATTGCTTATTTCTTCTTGTACACCCATTTACATCCTATTGCTCTCTTACCCTCTAGAAGCTCCACCGAATCCCATGTCTGGTTCTCATGCAAAGACTGAATCTCCTCCACCATAGCACTCATccatttacttttcttttggtTGTGTATTGTCTCTTGAAAGGTAGTAGGATCCCCACTACTAGTAATCAATGTATAAGAAACTAAATCTTCAAAACCATACCTAGTAGGTGGCTTAATAGTACATCTGTGTTTGTCTATGTCTATACTATGATGCTGTTGATCTTCTAAACTAGACTTCCCTGTATTCTAAGCTCGATCCTCTATATCATGAGTCTCAAATTCCACATGTATCAGCTGCTCATTACTGCTGCAATTTTCTGGTTCCTGTTTCTTGCATTTCTGAGTACACTGTAACATGGGTTTCTCATCAAAAACTACATCTCTACTAATCACCACCTTATTTGCCTTTGGATCCCAGAGCTTGAAGCCTTTCACCCATTTCTGATACCCCAGAAAGATACACTGTCTAGACTTCGCATCAAACTTTGATCTCTCCTCATTAGGAATGTGCACATAGGTTGGGCACCCAAATACTCTCAAACCAGAACAATCTACTAGACTGCTTGTCCATACCTCATCTGCTACTTTCCTATCTAATGCTGCTCTAGGTGACCTATTGATCAAGTAACATGCCATGTTCACTATTTCTGcccaaaatttcttttcaagGCCTGCATTCAATTTGAGACATCGAGCTCTTTCAACTATCGTTCTGTTCATTCTTTCTGCTataccattttgttgtggtgtcTTGCGTACTGTGAAGTGTCTCTTAATCTCATGTTGCTCACACAATTCCGTGAACTTTGAATCTGTATACTCTATACCATTATCTAACTTAAGGCATTTTATCTTTCTCCATGTTTGGTTTTCTACTTCAGCTTTCCACACCTTAAACTTGGCAAATGTTTTTGACTTGTGTCGCATGAAGTACACCCAAACCTTTCGTGAGTAATCGTCAGTAAAACTCACAAAATACATATTTCCTCCCAATGATGCTACCCTTACTTGTCCCCAAATGTTTGTATGAACATAGTCAAGAAACCCCTCTGTCTTGTGTGTGGCTGTCTTGAACtacactttattttatttctcaaaaacACAATACTTGCATAAatcaagtttacatgttttgatACCCTTCAACAGATTTCTCTTATGAAGCTCCATCATCCCACGCTCACCCATATGCCCTAACCGCATATGCCATAAAACTATATTGTCTGACGCAGACTCTGCGATTGCAACTCCACTTACAATTATGGTACCTAACAGTTTATAAATATTTCCTACTAGTTTCTGACCTTTCATCACTATCATAGCACCTTTGCTCACTTTCATTACTCCACTTGTAGATTTGTAACTAAACTCGTTATAGTCTAAAGTCCCCAAAGAAATCAGATTCTTCCTTAAATCAGGTACATGTCTAACATCACACAACGTTTTAACAACACcatcaaacattttaattatgatattCCCTATTACAGCAACTTTACATGAAGCGTCATTACCCATCAGAACAGAACCATAATTTACCGACCTGTATGTGTTAAACCAATCTTTTTTGGGTGTCATATAATAAGAGCATGCTGAATCCAAGATCCACGAATCTGTAAGATGATTTGAACTGGATGAAACCGACAGCATGTCACCATTACCACTTTTTGAGTCTTTTTCTGCCACTACATTCATAGACTTTGATGAACTCTCTTTATTTTCCAATACTGAGccccctttctttttctctggACAATCTCGTTTCATGTGCCCCTTTTTTCCGCACTTATAACATTGTATGTCCTTTCTCTTCTTGGATTTAGATTGAGATTTATTATTACTCGATTCACTCCGAAACTTGTTTCTCCCAcattcttgatttttctttgccACAAGCCCTTTACCCTGAGAACTCTAATCATTGGCTTTCTTCCTCTGATTAAATACTAAAAGAATGCTCGTGATCTCCTCCAAATCAAGAGTTTATTTACCTCACACCATAGTTGTAACCAGATTTTCATACGTAGAAGAAACAAGAAGGGAATTCAATAACATCAATGCCTTGTCTTCCTCTTCAAACTTCACATCAATTTGCTTCAAATCACTAATGATATGATTGAATACGTTGACATACTAGCTTAGATCTGAGCCCTCTGCCATCTTAAGACCATACAGTTTCTACTTAAGATACAACTTGTTCGTCAATGACTTAGACATATACTGATTTTCCAATTTCAACCAGATTGTCGTCGGTGATTCTTCATCCATGACATGGTACATCACGTCATCAGCCAAACAAAGCTTGATCCTTGTCGCAACCTTCGCTTCCATATCCTTCCAATCCACATCATTCAttctttttggttgttttccgTAAAACGCCTTCACCATACCTTGTTGCACTAATAGATCATTAACCCTCCTCTGTCATAGGCCGAAATTCCTAGATCCATCGAACTTGACCACATCGAACTTCATAGAAGAAATCCCAGAAATTGAACCTGgcgctctaataccaattgttggAATTCGTGCAACAATTTATGGtgaaaaaattaggaaaaatgagaaaaaaagaacaTGTAGATTTAATGTGGTATGGAAAATTGCCTACGTCCACAGGAACAAGGAAAATGACTTTCACTATGTACcaaattagggttacataaaagggtatttatactaacccttaggaataaaattccaaaaatacccctgaATCGTACTACCCTTTCTCCATATGTCTTTCGCTTAAATATGAGCCACGTATTACAACAAAAAGGCAAACCCTTAGAGATATGACAACCACAAAGAAATCCCACATAATATAGATCAACATTATGGAACACCACTAATTAAAAAGACATGAAAAGTAAGCAGCAAAATAACATTAATTTTCAGATTAAGCAAGAATTCATTGTCCAAAAATGAGCTTAAACTGGCTGATACATATAATTTTGAATGAATAGCAGAAGAGACATACCGTCTTGTCAATGTAATCAGCCCGGAACCTGGCTTGATCTTTCTGGTAAGGATTAGTGGGCAACAATGGAGACTTATCATTCCAAACTTCATCAATATACTGAACTATTATCAATGATTCACAAATGGGTTTGCCATTATGGATCAAGACTAGGATTTTCTTATGAACTGGGTTCATTTCAAGAAGGAGAGGGCTCTTGTTTCTCAAGTCCTCTTATCTATTTTCATACTTGATACCCTTCTCTACTAATGCAATTTTGACCCTCATACCAAACACGCTAACTAGAAATCTAGCAAAACTATTTCATCTGCCATTTCTGGTTCTGTGCTAAGATACAAAGGAGTTCAAGGGATGAAGAATGATCTACTATACCATATCTAATAATTCACAAAGTCTCTTCAACTTTGAATGTTCTAAGGTCGAATGGTCTACCATCCTATATTGTTTTTCTAGCCACATATATCATTGGCCATAAACTCTCCTTATCTCTAGtgtacataaaaataattttgtaatttccttgatttttattaatactaaatttttggagaaatgtttaaaaatttattcagAA
Protein-coding regions in this window:
- the LOC100242273 gene encoding LOW QUALITY PROTEIN: probable glutathione S-transferase parC (The sequence of the model RefSeq protein was modified relative to this genomic sequence to represent the inferred CDS: inserted 1 base in 1 codon; substituted 1 base at 1 genomic stop codon), giving the protein MADEIVLLDXLVSVFGMRVKIALVEKGIKYENRXEDLRNKSPLLLEMNPVHKKILVLIHNGKPICESLIIVQYIDEVWNDKSPLLPTNPYQKDQARFRADYIDKTIYNLGSKLIRSKKENLEIPKKEFIECLKLLEGELADKSYFGGVKLGLVDIALVPFCSSFYAYETFANFSIEEECPKLNLWAKRCMEKESVSSSLPHQQKVYDFILQVRRQFGLE